Proteins encoded together in one Roseibacterium elongatum DSM 19469 window:
- the lpxC gene encoding UDP-3-O-acyl-N-acetylglucosamine deacetylase gives MQATIRSKITFRGTGLHTGRLVRMAIHPQAADMGIWFRRSDLPGSGLIPARYDRVPESRLCTKLVGEDGAEISTVEHVMAALAGCGIHNALVEVDGPEVPILDGSAAPFVRAILDAGIQQQAAMVHALAVTRAIEVRDGAAFARLDPAEGLEMDFAIEFTDAAIGRQRRVANLANGRFVRELCDSRTFCRQADVDAMHAAGLALGGTYDNAVVVDGDIVISPGGFRHADEAVRHKMLDALGDLYLAGAPILGRYTGERAGHMLTNRLLRALFAAPGAIRVVPCDTTIASRLPGVGVKVADLAHVA, from the coding sequence ATGCAGGCAACCATTCGCAGTAAAATCACCTTCCGGGGAACGGGGCTTCATACAGGTCGTCTGGTGCGGATGGCGATCCATCCACAGGCGGCCGACATGGGCATCTGGTTTCGGCGCAGCGATCTGCCCGGCTCGGGCCTGATCCCCGCGCGGTACGATCGGGTTCCCGAAAGCCGTCTTTGCACCAAACTGGTGGGCGAGGACGGGGCCGAGATATCGACCGTCGAACATGTCATGGCCGCGCTGGCGGGATGCGGCATTCACAATGCCCTAGTCGAAGTCGACGGGCCCGAGGTGCCGATCCTCGACGGGTCGGCCGCGCCCTTCGTGCGCGCGATCCTCGATGCGGGGATCCAGCAGCAGGCGGCAATGGTCCATGCCCTCGCCGTGACGCGTGCGATCGAGGTGCGCGACGGCGCGGCCTTCGCCCGTCTTGACCCGGCCGAGGGGCTCGAGATGGATTTCGCCATCGAGTTCACCGACGCCGCAATCGGCCGTCAGCGCCGCGTGGCCAATCTGGCCAATGGCCGGTTCGTGCGCGAGCTTTGCGACAGCCGGACATTCTGCCGCCAAGCCGATGTCGATGCCATGCATGCCGCCGGTCTGGCCCTGGGCGGGACCTATGACAACGCCGTGGTGGTCGATGGCGACATCGTGATCAGCCCCGGCGGGTTCCGCCACGCGGACGAGGCCGTGCGCCACAAGATGCTCGATGCGCTCGGCGATCTCTACCTTGCCGGTGCGCCGATCCTTGGCCGCTATACTGGCGAGCGGGCCGGCCATATGTTGACCAACCGCCTCCTGCGCGCGCTTTTCGCGGCCCCGGGCGCCATCCGTGTGGTTCCATGCGACACCACGATCGCGTCGCGTCTGCCGGGCGTGGGCGTCAAGGTGGCCGATCTGGCCCATGTCGCCTGA
- a CDS encoding cell division protein FtsQ/DivIB, giving the protein MRPLMRRRTGVDPAPSIWTYRVQRLWLTPVFRRFLRIGVPAFAASFSVLWYFSDEAHVTALVEGVQEIRREIEDRPEFRVNLLGIEGASPRVTEDVRGALALDLPMSSFDIDLVTLRERVEALPAVAEADLRVQSGGVLSVTVSERVPALVWQTRDGVVLIDAEGHFVASIEDRVPDRPLPIVAGEGADMVVDEALALFATAEPLQSRLRGLVRVGLRRWDMVLEDGPRIQLPEVDARGALDRVLALDEVQDILSRDIERIDLRNPRRPTVQLSPNAMAGLLQMRDGIPNPQPLSGDQRG; this is encoded by the coding sequence ATGCGACCGTTGATGCGCCGCCGGACGGGGGTCGACCCCGCGCCCTCGATCTGGACCTACAGGGTGCAGCGTTTGTGGCTGACCCCGGTTTTCCGGCGGTTTTTGCGGATCGGCGTGCCGGCCTTTGCGGCGTCATTTTCCGTTCTGTGGTATTTTTCCGACGAGGCGCATGTCACCGCCCTGGTCGAGGGTGTGCAGGAAATCCGGCGCGAGATCGAAGACCGCCCCGAGTTCAGGGTGAACCTGCTGGGCATCGAGGGGGCCAGCCCCCGTGTCACCGAAGACGTGCGCGGCGCGCTGGCGCTCGATCTGCCGATGTCCTCCTTCGATATCGACCTCGTGACCTTGCGCGAACGGGTCGAGGCCCTGCCCGCCGTGGCCGAGGCCGATCTGCGCGTTCAGTCCGGCGGCGTGTTGTCGGTCACGGTGTCCGAGCGTGTGCCCGCGCTGGTCTGGCAAACCCGTGACGGTGTCGTCCTGATCGATGCCGAGGGACATTTCGTGGCTTCGATCGAGGATCGCGTTCCCGACCGGCCCTTGCCCATCGTGGCCGGAGAAGGTGCAGACATGGTCGTGGACGAGGCGCTGGCGCTGTTTGCCACGGCCGAGCCCCTGCAAAGCCGCCTGCGCGGCCTGGTGCGGGTGGGCTTGCGCCGCTGGGACATGGTGCTGGAGGACGGCCCGCGCATCCAACTGCCCGAGGTCGACGCCCGCGGCGCGCTCGACCGGGTGCTGGCCCTTGACGAGGTGCAGGACATCCTGTCGCGCGATATCGAACGGATCGATCTGCGCAACCCGCGCCGCCCCACGGTTCAGTTGTCGCCGAATGCCATGGCGGGCCTGTTGCAGATGCGCGACGGCATTCCCAACCCTCAACCCCTCAGCGGAGATCAACGCGGATGA
- a CDS encoding D-alanine--D-alanine ligase → MASSGRTASRVVVLMGGPSAEREVSLSTGTECAKALRGEGYDVVEVDAGPDLAMRLADLTPDVVFNALHGRWGEDGCVQGILEWLRIPYTHSGVLASALAMDKTRSKEVYRAAGLPVVDSVIRCKDEVMARHVMAPPYVVKPNNEGSSVGVYLVAEGANDPPKLSDDMPEHVMVEAFAKGRELTTSVVGAGTGDPGALTVTDILTDGWYDYDAKYRPGGSRHVVPAEVPSEVFEACLDYATRAHVALGCRGVSRTDFRWDEGKGLDGLILLETNTQPGMTPTSLTPEQAQAKGMSFGALCRWMVEDASCDR, encoded by the coding sequence GTGGCAAGTTCGGGCAGAACAGCCTCCCGCGTCGTTGTCCTGATGGGCGGTCCCTCGGCCGAGAGGGAGGTGTCGCTCAGCACGGGCACGGAATGCGCCAAGGCGCTGCGCGGCGAGGGCTATGACGTGGTCGAGGTCGATGCCGGCCCCGACCTTGCCATGCGGCTTGCCGATCTGACCCCCGATGTCGTGTTTAACGCGCTCCATGGCCGCTGGGGCGAGGATGGCTGCGTGCAGGGCATCCTGGAATGGCTGCGCATCCCCTACACCCATTCCGGTGTGCTGGCCTCGGCGCTGGCGATGGACAAGACCCGCTCGAAAGAGGTCTATCGCGCCGCGGGCCTGCCCGTCGTCGACAGCGTCATCCGCTGCAAGGACGAGGTGATGGCCCGTCACGTGATGGCCCCGCCCTATGTCGTGAAGCCCAATAACGAAGGGTCGTCGGTCGGCGTCTACCTGGTGGCCGAGGGGGCGAACGACCCGCCGAAACTGTCTGACGACATGCCCGAACACGTCATGGTCGAGGCTTTCGCCAAGGGGCGCGAACTGACGACCTCTGTCGTGGGGGCCGGCACGGGCGACCCCGGTGCCTTGACCGTGACCGATATCCTGACCGACGGGTGGTATGACTACGACGCCAAGTATCGCCCGGGCGGGTCGCGCCATGTGGTGCCCGCCGAGGTTCCGTCCGAGGTTTTCGAAGCCTGCCTCGACTACGCCACGCGCGCGCATGTCGCCTTGGGCTGTCGCGGCGTCAGCCGCACCGATTTCCGCTGGGACGAGGGTAAGGGTCTGGACGGGTTGATCCTGCTGGAAACCAACACGCAGCCGGGAATGACGCCCACCTCGCTGACGCCCGAACAGGCGCAGGCCAAGGGGATGTCCTTTGGTGCGCTGTGCCGCTGGATGGTGGAGGACGCCTCATGCGACCGTTGA
- a CDS encoding outer membrane protein assembly factor BamD, with the protein MARRATLGAAVAAIAACGGGGDGGMLGGINPFAARNSTVPLEDLDAQSIYQQAEFELESGNADDAAVMFAEVERLHPYSEWAKRGLIMAAFAYHQDEDYENARLAAQRYLDFYPADEDAAYAQYLLALSYYDQMDQIGNDQGITFLALQELRNVIERYPDSEYVQDAVLRFDLAFDQLAASEMEVGRYYLRRQHYTSAINRFRVVVEEFQTTSHTPEALLRLVEAYLALGLTDEAQTAGAILGYNFRGSPFYDDAFRQLTGQGLTDEAAGEGWLREVWDQTVRGDWL; encoded by the coding sequence ATGGCGCGGCGCGCCACGCTTGGTGCCGCCGTGGCGGCCATTGCGGCCTGCGGCGGGGGCGGCGACGGCGGAATGCTGGGGGGCATCAACCCGTTTGCCGCGCGCAACAGCACGGTCCCGCTCGAGGATCTGGACGCCCAGTCGATCTATCAGCAGGCCGAATTCGAGCTGGAATCCGGCAATGCCGATGACGCGGCGGTGATGTTTGCCGAGGTCGAACGCCTGCACCCCTATTCCGAATGGGCCAAGCGCGGGCTGATCATGGCCGCCTTCGCCTATCATCAGGACGAGGATTACGAGAATGCGCGCCTTGCCGCGCAACGCTATCTCGACTTCTACCCGGCTGACGAGGATGCGGCCTATGCCCAATACCTCCTCGCGCTCAGCTATTACGATCAGATGGACCAGATCGGAAACGATCAGGGCATCACCTTCCTGGCCTTGCAGGAGTTGCGCAACGTGATCGAACGCTACCCCGATAGCGAGTATGTGCAGGATGCCGTGCTGCGTTTCGATCTGGCGTTCGACCAGTTGGCCGCCAGCGAAATGGAGGTCGGGCGCTACTATCTGCGGCGTCAGCATTACACCAGCGCGATCAACCGGTTCCGCGTCGTGGTCGAGGAATTCCAGACCACCAGCCACACGCCAGAGGCGTTGCTGCGTCTGGTCGAGGCGTATCTGGCCCTCGGCCTGACGGACGAGGCACAGACGGCGGGCGCGATCCTGGGCTACAACTTCCGCGGTTCGCCCTTCTATGATGATGCGTTCCGCCAGTTGACGGGTCAGGGCCTGACCGACGAGGCCGCGGGCGAGGGCTGGCTGCGTGAGGTCTGGGATCAAACCGTGCGGGGCGACTGGTTGTAA
- the ftsA gene encoding cell division protein FtsA has protein sequence MNLLYQSQRAMRAKRQEAMRRGVVAVLDIGSYKTSCLVLRFDETDPGAAAEGVGAMAGQAGFRVIGANTTRSRGVRFGEIDTVQETERAIRTAVQAAQKMAQLRVDHVIVSFAGARPRSYGLDGEIALTTGTVHDQDVARALAACDVPDFGPGREVLHAQPVNFSLDHRTGMADPRGHVGNRLSVDMHLLTIEAAAIETLLHCVKRCDLELAGLASAPYVSGVSSLVEDEQELGAACIDMGGGTTSLSIFMKKHMIFADTVRMGGDHVTADISQGLQIPHCDAERIKTRFGGVIATGMDDREIIELESDTGDWHHDRRTVSRAELIGVMRPRVEEILEEVRARLDAAGFDHLPSQRIVLTGGSSQIPGLDGLASRILGNQVRLGRPLRVQGLPQSTCGPAFSASVGLALFAAYPQDEWWDFETPADRYPARSLKRAVKWFRDNW, from the coding sequence ATGAACCTGCTCTACCAGTCTCAACGCGCGATGCGGGCCAAGCGGCAGGAGGCGATGCGCCGTGGCGTCGTCGCGGTTCTGGATATCGGGTCCTACAAGACCTCGTGCCTTGTGCTGCGGTTCGACGAGACGGATCCCGGCGCGGCCGCCGAAGGGGTGGGCGCGATGGCCGGACAGGCGGGGTTCCGGGTGATCGGGGCCAACACGACGCGGTCGCGCGGCGTGCGCTTTGGCGAGATCGACACCGTGCAGGAGACCGAGCGCGCCATTCGCACGGCCGTTCAGGCGGCGCAGAAAATGGCGCAGCTGCGCGTCGACCATGTGATCGTGTCCTTTGCGGGCGCGCGCCCGCGCAGTTACGGGCTGGATGGCGAAATCGCGCTGACCACGGGCACGGTCCACGATCAGGATGTCGCCCGCGCCCTGGCCGCCTGCGACGTGCCGGATTTCGGGCCGGGCCGCGAGGTATTGCATGCGCAGCCGGTGAATTTCTCGCTGGATCATCGCACCGGCATGGCCGATCCGCGCGGCCATGTGGGCAATCGCCTGTCGGTGGACATGCATCTGCTGACCATCGAGGCGGCGGCCATCGAAACCCTGCTGCATTGCGTCAAACGCTGCGATCTGGAACTGGCCGGTCTGGCCAGTGCCCCCTACGTGTCGGGCGTGTCCAGCCTGGTCGAGGACGAGCAGGAACTGGGCGCGGCCTGCATCGACATGGGCGGCGGCACCACCAGCCTGTCGATCTTCATGAAAAAGCACATGATCTTTGCCGATACGGTGCGCATGGGCGGCGACCATGTCACCGCCGATATCAGCCAGGGCCTGCAGATCCCCCATTGCGATGCCGAGCGGATCAAGACCCGCTTTGGCGGGGTGATCGCCACCGGCATGGACGACCGCGAGATCATCGAGCTCGAAAGCGATACCGGCGACTGGCATCACGACCGTCGCACGGTCAGCCGCGCGGAACTGATCGGCGTGATGCGCCCCCGTGTCGAAGAGATCCTCGAAGAGGTGCGCGCGCGTCTCGATGCCGCCGGCTTCGACCATCTGCCCAGCCAGCGCATCGTTCTGACGGGCGGGTCGTCGCAGATCCCCGGTCTGGACGGTCTGGCCAGCCGCATCCTGGGAAATCAGGTGCGCCTGGGCCGCCCGCTGCGGGTACAGGGGCTACCGCAATCGACCTGTGGTCCGGCCTTTTCGGCATCGGTCGGGTTGGCACTGTTTGCGGCCTACCCGCAGGATGAGTGGTGGGATTTCGAAACGCCCGCCGATCGCTACCCCGCTCGCAGCCTGAAACGCGCCGTCAAGTGGTTCCGCGACAACTGGTGA
- the recN gene encoding DNA repair protein RecN, translating into MLRHLDIRDMLIIDRLELAFQPGLNVLTGETGAGKSILLDALGFVLGWRGRADLVRSGAAQGEVVAEFQIAPDHPARAVLDEAGFPAGDELILRRVNTPEGRKTAWVNDRRASGEVLRRLSDVLVELHGQQDDKGLLDPRNHREMLDDFGGLAGLRADVGAAWGERSKAARALSEAEARLAEMRSEEDFLRHAVAELDKLAPQPGEEAELDQRRRLMQAAEKMRADIARAAAALGLEGAEGMLSDARRWLEGVTDRAEGGLDAAQAALERATVELAEAQGAVEGFADQLVFNPAELEDTEDRLFALRGLARKHGVMPDDLAGLAETLRTRLDQLDGGTDRIAELASALDAAERAYRDVAGRLSQARAEAATRLDVAMARELGPLKMERAVFTTEIAATDPGPTGTDAVTFSVATNPGAPAGPLNRIASGGELSRFLLALKVCLTHDDSGLTMIFDEIDRGVGGATADAVGRRLAALAEGGQVLVVTHSPQVAALGAHHWRVAKDVADGVTTSRVVPLAPAERIDEVARMLSGDTITDAAREAARALLSGA; encoded by the coding sequence ATGCTCAGGCATCTCGATATCCGTGACATGCTGATCATCGACCGGCTGGAATTGGCCTTCCAGCCGGGGTTGAACGTGCTGACCGGCGAAACCGGGGCGGGCAAGTCCATACTGCTCGATGCCTTGGGCTTCGTGCTGGGGTGGCGCGGGCGCGCCGATCTGGTGCGCAGCGGTGCGGCCCAGGGCGAGGTCGTGGCCGAGTTCCAGATCGCCCCCGACCATCCCGCGCGCGCGGTGCTGGACGAGGCCGGCTTTCCCGCCGGTGACGAGTTGATCCTGCGCCGCGTCAACACGCCCGAAGGGCGCAAGACGGCCTGGGTCAATGACCGTCGCGCCTCGGGCGAAGTGCTGCGCCGCCTGTCCGATGTTCTGGTCGAGTTGCATGGCCAGCAGGATGACAAAGGGCTGCTGGACCCGCGCAACCACCGCGAGATGCTGGACGACTTCGGCGGTTTGGCCGGGTTGCGGGCCGATGTCGGCGCGGCCTGGGGCGAGCGTAGCAAGGCCGCCCGCGCCCTGTCCGAGGCCGAGGCCCGGCTGGCCGAGATGCGATCGGAAGAGGATTTCCTGCGCCACGCCGTGGCCGAACTGGACAAGCTCGCCCCCCAGCCGGGCGAAGAGGCCGAGTTGGATCAGCGCCGCCGCCTGATGCAGGCCGCCGAGAAGATGCGCGCCGACATTGCCCGTGCCGCCGCCGCCCTGGGGCTCGAGGGGGCCGAGGGGATGCTGTCGGATGCGCGCCGCTGGCTCGAGGGCGTGACCGACCGGGCGGAGGGCGGTCTCGATGCGGCCCAGGCCGCGCTGGAACGCGCGACGGTCGAACTGGCCGAGGCGCAAGGCGCGGTCGAGGGGTTCGCCGATCAGCTTGTCTTCAACCCCGCCGAGTTGGAGGATACCGAGGATCGGCTCTTCGCCCTGCGGGGACTGGCGCGCAAGCACGGCGTGATGCCCGATGATCTGGCAGGCCTGGCCGAGACCTTGCGGACCCGTCTCGACCAGCTCGATGGCGGGACGGACCGGATCGCCGAGCTTGCCTCGGCGCTGGACGCCGCCGAGCGGGCCTATCGGGATGTGGCCGGGCGCCTGTCGCAGGCGCGGGCCGAGGCCGCGACCCGGCTGGATGTCGCAATGGCCCGCGAGCTGGGCCCGCTCAAGATGGAGCGCGCGGTGTTCACCACCGAGATCGCGGCGACGGATCCGGGCCCGACCGGCACGGATGCCGTCACTTTCAGTGTGGCCACCAACCCGGGTGCGCCCGCCGGGCCGCTCAACCGCATCGCCTCGGGCGGTGAGCTCTCGCGCTTTCTCCTGGCGCTGAAGGTCTGCCTGACCCATGACGACAGCGGGCTGACCATGATCTTCGACGAGATCGACCGCGGTGTCGGCGGAGCGACGGCCGATGCCGTGGGCCGGCGGCTGGCCGCGCTGGCCGAGGGCGGGCAAGTGCTGGTCGTGACCCATTCCCCGCAGGTCGCGGCCCTGGGCGCGCATCACTGGCGCGTGGCCAAGGATGTCGCCGATGGCGTGACCACCAGCCGCGTCGTACCCCTTGCCCCGGCCGAGCGGATCGACGAGGTGGCGCGCATGCTGTCGGGCGACACGATCACCGATGCCGCGCGCGAGGCGGCCCGCGCGCTGCTGTCCGGCGCGTAA
- a CDS encoding DUF427 domain-containing protein: MGEHIRIRNASGKWVVRAGGAIVAESSEAKELTEGDMPAVIYFPRGDVGMAFLEASDSATRCPYKGQASYFNISTAAGDIPDAAWSYETPLERLSDIAGHIAFYGDKVTVEQL, from the coding sequence ATGGGTGAGCATATCAGGATCAGGAATGCCTCGGGCAAATGGGTTGTCCGCGCCGGCGGGGCCATCGTCGCGGAATCGAGCGAGGCCAAGGAACTGACCGAAGGCGACATGCCGGCGGTGATCTATTTCCCGCGCGGCGATGTCGGCATGGCGTTTCTGGAAGCCAGCGACTCGGCCACGCGCTGCCCCTACAAGGGTCAGGCCAGCTATTTCAACATCTCGACCGCGGCCGGCGATATCCCCGATGCCGCCTGGAGCTATGAGACACCGCTGGAGCGGTTGTCCGACATCGCCGGACATATCGCGTTCTACGGCGACAAGGTCACCGTCGAACAACTGTAG
- a CDS encoding aminopeptidase P family protein: MFQEFTATTRPEDGRGRLAALRAHLARTGVSGCLVPRADRHQGEYVAACDARLAWLTGFTGSAGFCAVLPDHAGVFVDGRYRVQVKAQVDGQAFSPVDWPETKLEEWLAEHVSGGGVIGYDPWLHTGAEIARLEGALSKRQISLRPIANPVDAIWADRPAPPDAPARAYPVAHAGKTSVQKRTEIAATLRADGQRAAVLTLPDSVAWLLNIRGGDLPHLPVTQAFAIIEDDGRVTVFSDPAKFEALDLADAVTVLPWEAFEAALTNLSGPVRVDPATAPVRVAQILDEAGIELAEAPDPCLLPKARKTTAEIAATTQAHLRDGAAMARFLHWFETEAPKGRLTEIDCVRALEAFRAETGALKDISFDTIAGAGAHGAIVHYRVTEDTNAPVLPGQLFLIDSGGQYEDGTTDITRTLPVGAVGDEEKTAFTQVLQGMIAIHRARFPRGVAGGHLDALARAPLWAAGRDFDHGTGHGVGVYLSVHEGPQRLSRISTLPLEPGMILSNEPGYYREGAFGIRLENLVVVREADTPPGGDAHRSMLAFDTLTWAPIDRGLIRVDMLSPVERDWLNAYHAGVAARIGPLLEGAAADWLMRATAPV, from the coding sequence ATGTTTCAGGAATTCACGGCAACGACGCGGCCCGAGGACGGACGGGGCCGCCTGGCCGCGCTGCGGGCGCATCTGGCGCGGACTGGGGTGAGTGGATGTCTGGTGCCGCGCGCCGATCGGCACCAGGGGGAATATGTGGCCGCCTGTGACGCAAGGCTGGCGTGGTTGACCGGCTTCACCGGATCGGCCGGGTTCTGCGCCGTCCTGCCGGATCATGCCGGCGTCTTCGTCGATGGCCGCTACCGGGTGCAGGTCAAGGCGCAGGTGGACGGGCAGGCGTTTTCGCCCGTCGACTGGCCGGAAACCAAGCTGGAGGAGTGGTTGGCCGAGCATGTGTCGGGCGGGGGTGTGATCGGCTATGACCCGTGGCTGCACACGGGCGCCGAGATCGCGCGGCTTGAAGGCGCCTTGTCAAAGCGACAGATCAGCCTGCGCCCCATCGCCAACCCGGTTGATGCGATCTGGGCCGACCGCCCGGCCCCGCCCGACGCGCCGGCGCGCGCCTATCCGGTGGCCCATGCCGGCAAGACATCCGTCCAGAAGCGGACCGAGATCGCCGCAACCTTGCGCGCGGACGGCCAGCGTGCCGCGGTGCTGACCCTGCCCGACTCGGTCGCGTGGCTGTTGAACATCCGTGGCGGCGACCTGCCCCATCTGCCGGTGACACAGGCCTTCGCCATCATCGAGGATGACGGGCGGGTCACGGTATTCAGCGACCCCGCGAAATTCGAGGCGCTCGACCTCGCCGACGCGGTCACGGTCCTGCCGTGGGAGGCCTTCGAAGCGGCGCTGACCAACCTCTCCGGTCCGGTCCGGGTGGACCCTGCGACAGCCCCGGTCCGCGTCGCGCAGATCCTTGACGAAGCGGGGATCGAGCTTGCCGAGGCGCCCGACCCCTGCCTCTTGCCCAAGGCGCGCAAGACCACGGCCGAGATCGCGGCCACGACCCAGGCGCATCTGCGCGACGGGGCGGCGATGGCCCGCTTCCTGCATTGGTTCGAGACCGAAGCGCCGAAGGGCCGGTTGACCGAGATTGACTGCGTTCGAGCGCTTGAAGCGTTCCGGGCCGAGACGGGCGCGCTGAAGGACATCAGTTTCGACACCATCGCGGGCGCGGGCGCCCATGGCGCCATCGTGCATTACCGCGTGACCGAGGACACGAACGCGCCCGTCCTGCCCGGCCAGTTGTTCCTGATCGACAGCGGCGGGCAATACGAGGACGGCACAACCGACATCACCCGCACCCTGCCGGTGGGCGCGGTCGGCGATGAGGAAAAGACCGCCTTCACCCAGGTTCTGCAGGGCATGATCGCCATTCACCGCGCCCGCTTTCCGCGCGGGGTGGCCGGAGGGCATCTGGATGCGTTGGCGCGCGCGCCGCTCTGGGCGGCGGGGCGCGATTTCGATCACGGCACCGGGCATGGCGTCGGCGTCTATCTGAGCGTGCATGAGGGGCCGCAGCGGCTGAGCCGCATCTCGACCCTGCCGCTGGAGCCGGGGATGATCCTGTCGAACGAGCCGGGCTATTACCGCGAGGGGGCCTTTGGCATCCGGTTGGAAAACCTCGTCGTGGTGCGCGAGGCCGACACCCCGCCGGGGGGCGACGCGCATCGCAGCATGCTGGCCTTCGACACGCTGACCTGGGCGCCCATCGACCGCGGCCTGATCCGTGTCGACATGCTGTCGCCGGTCGAGCGGGATTGGCTGAATGCCTATCACGCCGGGGTCGCCGCGCGGATCGGGCCGCTGCTCGAGGGGGCCGCGGCGGATTGGCTGATGCGCGCCACCGCGCCGGTTTGA
- the cobT gene encoding cobaltochelatase subunit CobT — translation MAKPISDNPAEPFKKALAEATRVMADDPDLAVSYTVDPPGLTGDSVRLPQISRRMTRDEVLLARGTADALALRHRYHDAGTAARYAPSGAMARDLMEAMETARCEAMGARDMPGTAKNIDAKIGHEARRKGYGEVREAADAPLATAAGYLIRHLATGRDLPPEAANVMELWRGFIEDRCDDRLGDLSEVLSDQTAFAKFARQMIQDLGYGDQLGEDPDDLDDESEDEAGEEAEDDQPDSTGDDDSQEEDAEANPERSQEDQQDASQAQVEMDDQGDMDEAEEQELPEGEAPLEPPPPQPHSDADPDYTVYTTEHDEEIEASDLAEPQELERLRAYLDQQLDPLKGAVSRLANKLQRRLQAQQNRSWDFDREEGILDAGRLARVVANPTTPLSFKVEQDTEFRDTVVTLLLDNSGSMRGRPISIAAICADVLARTLERCGVKVEILGFTTRAWKGGKSREEWLAEGRPQQPGRLNDLRHIIYKPADAPWRRVRDNLGLMMKEGLLKENIDGEALEWAHRRMLNRPEARKILMVISDGAPVDDSTLSVNPANYLEKHLRDVIAMVEKRRAVELLAIGIGHDVTRYYERAVTITDAEQLAGAITEQLASLFDSDPRARARVMGMKRAG, via the coding sequence ATGGCAAAACCGATCTCAGACAACCCCGCAGAGCCGTTCAAGAAGGCCCTGGCCGAAGCCACCCGCGTGATGGCCGACGATCCCGATCTGGCCGTCAGCTACACGGTGGACCCGCCGGGCCTGACGGGCGACAGCGTGCGCCTGCCGCAGATCAGCCGGCGCATGACCCGCGACGAGGTTCTGCTGGCCCGCGGCACGGCCGACGCGCTGGCCCTGCGCCACCGCTACCACGACGCGGGCACCGCGGCGCGCTATGCCCCCTCGGGCGCGATGGCCCGCGACCTGATGGAGGCGATGGAGACCGCCCGCTGCGAGGCGATGGGCGCGCGCGACATGCCCGGCACCGCCAAGAATATTGACGCCAAGATCGGTCACGAGGCCCGCCGCAAGGGCTATGGCGAGGTACGCGAGGCCGCCGATGCGCCCCTGGCCACCGCCGCGGGCTACCTGATCCGGCATCTGGCCACCGGGCGCGACCTGCCCCCCGAAGCGGCCAATGTGATGGAGCTGTGGCGCGGCTTCATCGAGGATCGCTGCGACGACCGGCTGGGGGATCTGTCCGAGGTGCTGTCGGACCAGACGGCCTTCGCCAAGTTCGCGCGGCAGATGATCCAGGATCTCGGCTATGGCGACCAGCTGGGCGAGGACCCCGACGATCTCGACGACGAGAGCGAGGACGAGGCCGGCGAAGAGGCCGAGGACGATCAGCCCGACTCGACCGGCGACGACGACAGCCAGGAGGAAGACGCCGAGGCCAACCCCGAACGCAGCCAGGAAGACCAGCAGGATGCCAGCCAGGCACAGGTCGAGATGGACGATCAGGGCGACATGGACGAGGCCGAAGAACAGGAATTGCCCGAGGGCGAAGCCCCGCTCGAGCCGCCGCCGCCGCAGCCACATTCCGATGCCGACCCCGACTACACGGTCTACACGACCGAGCATGACGAAGAGATCGAGGCCAGCGACCTGGCCGAACCGCAGGAACTGGAACGCCTGCGCGCCTATCTCGACCAACAGCTCGACCCGCTGAAGGGCGCGGTCAGCCGTCTGGCCAACAAGCTGCAGCGCCGATTGCAGGCGCAGCAGAACCGCAGTTGGGATTTCGACCGCGAGGAAGGCATCCTCGATGCAGGACGCTTGGCGCGGGTGGTGGCCAACCCCACGACGCCCCTATCCTTCAAGGTCGAGCAGGATACCGAGTTTCGCGACACGGTGGTGACGCTGCTTCTGGACAACTCGGGCTCGATGCGGGGGCGGCCGATCTCGATCGCCGCGATCTGTGCCGACGTGCTGGCCCGCACGCTGGAACGCTGCGGCGTCAAGGTCGAGATCCTGGGCTTTACCACGCGGGCCTGGAAGGGCGGCAAATCGCGCGAGGAATGGCTGGCCGAGGGGCGCCCGCAGCAGCCCGGGCGCCTGAACGACCTGCGCCACATCATCTACAAGCCCGCGGATGCGCCCTGGCGGCGGGTGCGCGACAATCTGGGCCTGATGATGAAAGAGGGCCTGCTGAAGGAAAACATCGACGGCGAGGCGCTGGAATGGGCGCATCGGCGGATGCTGAACCGGCCCGAGGCCCGAAAGATCCTGATGGTGATCTCGGACGGGGCGCCAGTGGATGACAGCACCCTGAGCGTGAACCCGGCCAATTATCTGGAAAAGCATCTGCGCGACGTCATCGCCATGGTCGAAAAGCGCCGCGCGGTGGAATTGCTGGCCATCGGCATCGGCCATGACGTGACGCGCTACTACGAGCGCGCGGTCACCATCACGGATGCCGAGCAACTGGCCGGCGCGATCACGGAACAATTGGCCTCACTGTTTGACAGCGACCCGCGGGCAAGGGCCCGCGTGATGGGCATGAAACGGGCCGGGTGA